A genomic window from Lotus japonicus ecotype B-129 chromosome 1, LjGifu_v1.2 includes:
- the LOC130728214 gene encoding chalcone synthase 4-like: protein MVSVAEIRKAQRAEGPATIFAIGTANPPNCVDQSTYPDFYFRVTNSEHKTELKEKFQRMCDKSMIKKRYMHLTEDLLKENPNMCAYMAPSLDARQDMVVVEVPRLGKEAAVKAIKEWGQPKSKITHLIFCTTSGVDMPGADYQLTKLLGLRPYVKRYMMYQQGCFAGGTVLRLAKDLAENNKGARVLVVCSELTAVTFRGPSDTHLDSLVGQALFGDGAAALIVGSDPVPEIEKPLFELVWTAQTIAPDSEGAIDGHLREVGLTFHLLKDVPGIVSKNIEKALIEAFQPLGISDYNSIFWIAHPGGPAILDQVEQKLSLKPEKMRATREVLSEYGNMSSACVLFILDEMRKKSAQDGLKTTGEGLEWGVLFGFGPGLTIETVVLRSVAI, encoded by the exons ATGGTGAGTGTAGCTGAGATTCGCAAGGCTCAGAGAGCTGAAGGCCCTGCAACCATCTTCGCTATTGGCACTGCAAACCCTCCCAACTGTGTTGATCAAAGCACTTACCCTGATTTCTACTTCAGGGTCACTAACAGTGAGCACAAAACAGAGCTTAAGGAGAAGTTTCAGCGCATGT GTGACAAGTCTATGATCAAGAAGAGATATATGCACTTAACTGAAGATCTTTTGAAAGAGAACCCCAACATGTGCGCTTATATGGCACCTTCTCTGGATGCTAGGCAAGACATGGTGGTCGTAGAGGTACCTAGGCTAGGCAAAGAAGCTGCTGTCAAGGCTATCAAAGAATGGGGTCAGCCTAAGTCCAAGATTACCCACTTAATCTTTTGCACAACAAGTGGTGTAGACATGCCCGGTGCTGATTATCAACTCACCAAACTCTTAGGTCTTCGCCCTTATGTTAAAAGGTACATGATGTACCAACAAGGGTGCTTTGCAGGTGGCACGGTGCTTCGTCTGGCTaaagacttggctgagaacaACAAAGGTGCCCGTGTCCTAGTTGTTTGTTCTGAACTTACTGCAGTTACCTTCCGTGGCCCCAGTGACACTCACCTAGACAGCCTTGTTGGGCAAGCATTGTTTGGAGACGGAGCAGCCGCACTCATTGTTGGTTCCGATCCAGTGCCAGAAATTGAGAAACCTTTGTTTGAGCTAGTTTGGACTGCACAAACAATTGCTCCAGATAGTGAAGGAGCCATTGATGGTCACCTTCGTGAAGTTGGATTGACATTTCATCTCCTTAAAGATGTTCCTGGGATTGTTTCAAAGAACATTGAGAAAGCACTAATTGAGGCCTTCCAACCATTAGGCATATCTGATTACAACTCAATTTTTTGGATTGCACACCCAGGCGGCCCAGCGATTCTTGACCAAGTTGAGCAGAAGTTGAGCTTGAAACCAGAAAAGATGAGAGCCACTAGAGAAGTGCTAAGTGAATATGGTAACATGTCAAGTGCATGTGTCCTATTCATCTTagatgaaatgagaaagaaatcagCTCAAGATGGACTCAAAACCACTGGTGAAGGACTTGAGTGGGGTGTGTTATTCGGTTTTGGACCTGGACTCACCATTGAAACTGTTGTTTTGCGTAGTGTGGCTATCTAA
- the LOC130728213 gene encoding chalcone synthase 4, producing the protein MVSVAEIRKAQRAEGPATIFAIGTANPANCVDQSTYPDFYFRVTNSEHKTELKEKFQRMCDKSMIKKRYMHLTEDILKENPNMCAYMAPSLDARQDMVVVEVPRLGKEAAVKAIKEWGQPKSKITHLIFCTTSGVDMPGADYQLTKLLGLRPYVKRYMMYQQGCFAGGTVLRMAKDLAENNKGARVLVVCSELTAVTFRGPSDTHLDSLVGQALFGDGAAALIVGSDPVPEIEKPLFELVWTAQTIAPDSEGAIDGHLREVGLTFHLLKDVPGIVSKNIEKALIEAFQPLGISDYNSIFWIAHPGGPAILDQVEQKLSLKPEKMRATREVLSEYGNMSSACVLFILDEMRKKSAQDGLKTTGEGLEWGVLFGFGPGLTIETVVLRSVAI; encoded by the exons ATGGTGAGTGTAGCTGAGATTCGTAAGGCTCAGAGGGCTGAAGGACCAGCAACCATCTTTGCTATTGGCACTGCAAATCCTGCTAACTGTGTTGATCAAAGCACCTATCCTGATTTCTACTTCAGAGTTACAAACAGTGAGCACAAAACTGAGCTCAAGGAGAAATTTCAGCGCATGT GTGACAAATCTATGATCAAGAAGAGATATATGCACTTGACAGAAGATATTTTGAAAGAGAACCCCAACATGTGTGCTTATATGGCACCTTCTTTGGATGCTAGGCAAGACATGGTGGTGGTAGAGGTACCTAGACTAGGCAAAGAAGCTGCTGTCAAGGCTATCAAGGAATGGGGTCAGCCTAAGTCCAAGATTACCCACTTAATCTTTTGCACTACAAGTGGTGTGGACATGCCCGGTGCTGATTATCAACTCACCAAACTCTTAGGTCTCCGCCCGTATGTGAAAAGGTACATGATGTACCAACAAGGGTGCTTTGCAGGTGGTACGGTGCTTCGTATGGCTAAAGACTTGGCTGAGAATAACAAAGGTGCCCGTGTCCTAGTTGTTTGTTCTGAACTTACTGCAGTTACCTTCCGTGGCCCCAGTGACACTCACCTAGACAGCCTTGTTGGGCAAGCATTGTTTGGAGACGGAGCAGCCGCACTCATTGTTGGTTCCGATCCAGTGCCAGAAATTGAGAAACCTTTGTTTGAGTTAGTTTGGACTGCACAAACAATTGCTCCAGATAGTGAAGGAGCCATTGATGGTCACCTTCGTGAAGTTGGATTGACATTTCATCTCCTTAAAGATGTTCCTGGGATTGTTTCAAAGAACATTGAGAAAGCACTAATTGAGGCCTTCCAACCATTAGGCATATCTGATTACAACTCAATTTTTTGGATTGCACACCCTGGCGGCCCAGCGATTCTTGACCAAGTTGAGCAGAAGTTGAGCTTGAAACCTGAAAAGATGAGAGCCACTAGAGAAGTGCTAAGTGAATATGGTAACATGTCAAGTGCATGTGTCCTATTCATCTTagatgaaatgagaaagaaatcagCTCAAGATGGACTCAAAACCACTGGTGAAGGACTTGAATGGGGTGTGTTATTCGGTTTTGGACCTGGACTTACCATTGAAACTGTTGTTTTGCGTAGTGTGGCTATTTAA